The following are encoded in a window of Vespula pensylvanica isolate Volc-1 chromosome 2, ASM1446617v1, whole genome shotgun sequence genomic DNA:
- the LOC122627082 gene encoding zinc finger protein Xfin-like isoform X1, with product MTTTTTTTTTTTTTTTTTTTTTTTTMESRQRYHELCRLCASYDAVKMDIFGQEGKNRQLVDKIQTCLPFKITENDRLPKCLCYRCMYNLENFYDFRTACVNAVALLERYLPPSELAHNGDKSNYMPYSNIHPEFLKEKENIPILIPEAPIVNPNAALGTPPRLNSDGEADNEIEELLENSGTDEEATIIDDSDRKSDEYEMDMETNPSDFLEMTPMVTEDNEETSSKNMPMVTQESTVFQHTSEQHEVYVCSLCNKAFSSKGHLSLHARIHVGAGDVIGEKVITDDHTSYKRPYQCDLCNKSYSTAKHRWGHVSTTHRGHPAVTCGYCSRIYSTRTNLEEHIKSRHAGLPAPSELPNPLFRSETKCYCKMCSKKFTSIADLNIHSRICIGQRIELQVQQDIKSESHNSKSLIDTSDISSMDTDDEHKGFKNAEAKLAKNPQLTILKQALTKGSGLKRDLDDKTRANCSPQKLVKTDGCEMQKRWYCEMCPQSFTSVENLKEHEITHDADKPYICILCKKDFTLKSSLSRHILVSHGVDPCPFIDSDKCLKRVVLTQSWGQQIPIPMSDQKDAKEPSEFALSPETNVENEDEDQERSNHENMVEMETVFVCEICTRDFNDRASLWLHIRATHKECAAFACGVCLKICSDNTQLLSHVNMYHGGSKLLVSEQRRYSCTICGRQHDSRKKLIAHVSIHNVNPAYDPANFVQLNSNYYNETLNGNEVSENILEFDGDEGEKIDCYICYKSFPNEDHLIRHQRNAHKFEQMAPIVDAIGNGNPGNMNGTGNRAQYHLFFVCELCGSSHPSKWERWLHVSSTHSNEPSIKCERDDCGKIFATKALRNEHVHHHHSVQGPSPNTCEVCGKLWGSRVDYWKHVMGVHSDTVPLICGVCLKVFPNVLQLKTHVQTKHWPLTNGDFSCDICGRPYSNKSKMSRHRKIHGLEIDGYDNNSINDALNESSKYEHSVPPEMDLTCELCADMKFPNLESLCSHRRIVHRLFPCDLCNKCYGRTSHLWKHVNRVHKGHVDITCPYCLKTSASKDHLAAHIAKIHRYELEVRKDNKNSVNFKSSSVEDGVLHYCEKCNKGFHKRYLLRRHMKGCQNYRKDPGALLTRCRACERIFKDRASLQKHIENHHSTYTCHLCNETITSKLGIMTHNRVKHMDHPDLTCDYISCKKLFRTKEDLEAHRKDHKYHISPNVCDFCGDTVENKLKLKMHVLSLHRNEIGVSCGVCLIPMKDPKDLKKHVEDVHESVLSKPNTCQVCGKQYASKWKAFDHTKKCHGKVFRTCKQCLAVFTNDSDIRDHYEHVHNISKDQLAAFEYRMDIGSKVDEYDGVPADIVVKEEPDDLDFDEDLCEDDLNNSKRRRSLTDTYDCEMCPEIFLNCHTLAKHYQNVHNTDPIRMFKKIKPDNNDNSKRKMRNRKNFECKNCQKQFCTKTLFWNHINVCTRRNAFNRLDMQSIMPTSILETHLKNNNQIKKEETSSFMSESNLNIPDFNLFEDINLQLSGQKPVPNLMPLSHMKPPTAVKCSRKDSRKVYDESTNTECTCEVCGKQWPAKKHLWQHLIRFHRAEAAVTCGVCLKLCKSYQDLSDHLKATHAAILSCEGNNFTCKTCGRYHNARSKLLLHMSIHINYVGNFWCQKCQLNFESESKFSEHILECNKKIESGRSNIEDNIKNENDEKGSLIGDETSVVEEVEEVEDFESEPEEDGVTQEESNSENSENSEDSDSASNTSTSDEEEPEEENDSEAESRSNSRAIIGEVSCNTESDDTDSENSENSAEIDNKNLNEMNCFMICTEEDKDRNIDGKENLEEQLIMNTDAVGETKDINQEGQQEELDLKESVNGTKLNNFHVKETVEEGRSDLDFTDDDGPPVLSPIMPLLEQEQSERHNNPMDDMRHKLSPMVPLTINDEKELEMCELSENGNDVERATTSSMSNPINYYENTDNDKDMNPNASTHNLEYGCEDFENIDNEEEDSISVNEDGQMEIDERNVDCNSVNRYEKLEITECINDSEVDSYEENLDEEIKFDNETRDNDVQIHNLSGAVLMVANDSDGNQILIQQNVLTIGNEDSNTGATEYIYHETNEYEIEEYGIAQHETNSTIQSDDIQEMAYVQDISENEDSIEEVVEIHDIEEQSMSAKSKRSNL from the exons atgacgacgacgacgacgacaacgacgacgacgacgacgacgacgacaacgacgacgactacgactacgacgacgatggagTCTAGGCAACGTTATCACGAACTCTGCCGATTGTGTGCATCTTACGACGCTGTCAAGATGGATATATTCGGTCAGGAGGGAAAAAATCGACAACTCGTCGACAAAATTCAGACCTGTCTACCGTTCAAG atcaCAGAAAATGATCGTCTGCCAAAGTGTTTATGTTATCGCTGTATGTACAACCTGGAGAATTTTTATGACTTCAGGACAGCGTGCGTTAATGCGGTGGCATTGCTGGAAAGATATTTACCTCCTAGCGAATTA GCACATAATGGGGACAAAAGTAACTACATGCCGTACAGTAATATACATCCAGAGTTtttgaaggagaaagaaaatatacctatattaatCCCAGAGGCTCCTATAGTAAATCCTAACGCGGCTCTAGGTACACCGCCAAGATTAAATTCCGATGGAGAAGCGGATAATGAGATAGAAGAACTTCTTGAAAATAGTGGCACGGATgaag aggCAACGATAATAGATGATTCAGATAGAAAATCTGACGAATATGAAATGGATATGGAAACGAATCCTAGCGATTTCTTAGAAATGACCCCAATGGTAACTGAAGATAATGAAGAAACAAGTTCCAAAAATATGCCTATGGTAACGCAAGAATCTACAGTATTTCAACATACATCGGAGCAACACgaagtgtatgtgtgttcgtTGTGTAACAAGGCATTCAGTTCTAAAGGACACTTGTCCCTTCATGCGAGAATTCATGTGGGTGCAGGCGATGTCATTGGTGAGAAAGTAATCACCGACGATCATACTTCCTATAAAAGGCCTTATCAATGTGATCTTTGCAACAAATCTTATTCAACGGCTAAACATCGATGGGGACATGTATCTACTACGCACAG AGGACATCCTGCCGTAACATGTGGGTATTGTTCACGCATTTATTCAACACGAACAAATCTTGAAGAACATATAAAATCGCGACATGCGGGATTACCGGCACCGTCCGAATTACCAAACCCCCTCTTCCGCTCGGAAACCAAATGTTATTGTAAAATGTGTTCGAAAAAATTTACGAGTATAGcagatttaaatattcatagtCGAATATGTATCGGACAACGAATAGAGCTGCAAGTGCAACAGGATATTAAGAGTGAATCACACAATAGTAAAAGTCTGATCGATACTTCGGATATATCCAGTATGGATACAGACGATGAACACAAGGGATTTAAAAACGCGGAAGCAAAATTAGCTAAAAATCCACAGCTTACGATACTGAAACAGGCGTTGACAAAGGGGAGTGGTTTAAAAAGAGATTTGGATGATAAAACAAGAGCAAATTGTAGTCCACAAAAACTAGTGAAAACAG ATGGCTGTGAAATGCAGAAGAGGTGGTACTGCGAAATGTGTCCTCAAAGTTTTACGTCAGTGGAAAATCTTAAAGAACACGAGATAACACATGATGCTGACAAaccttatatatgtatattgtgtaAAAAGGACTTTACTTTAAAATCATCACTCAGCAGACATATCTTGGTATCGCATGGTGTAGATCCATGCCCTTTTATAGATAGTGATAAGTGTTTAAAAAGAGTAGTTCTTACGCAATCATGGGGTCAACAGATACCGATACCTATGTCCGATCAGAAAGACGCAAAGGAACCTTCGGAGTTTGCTCTGTCTCCAGAA ACAAAtgtagaaaatgaagatgaagacCAAGAGAGGAGTAATCACGAAAATATGGTAGAAATGGAGACAGTTTTTGTATGTGAAATATGTACAAGAGATTTTAATGATAGAGCATCATTGTGGTTGCATATACGTGCGACACATAAAGAATGTGCTGCTTTTGCTTGCGGAGTctgtttaaaaatatgttctGACAATACACAACTCCTAAGTCACGTTAACATGTATCACGGAGGATCAAAGTTGCTAGTATCGGAACAAAGAAG GTATAGTTGTACAATATGTGGTAGACAACACGATtcacgaaagaaattaattgctCATGTATCGATACATAATGTAAATCCTGCTTATGACCCCGCAAATTTTGTACAGTTAAacagtaattattataacgaaaCATTAAATGGTAACGAAGTAAGCGAAAATATTTTGGAGTTTGATGGAGacgagggagaaaaaatagactgctatatttgttataaatcatTTCCAAACGAGGATCATCTTATAAGACACCAGAGAAACGCTCATaag tTCGAACAAATGGCACCGATAGTAGATGCCATTGGTAATGGAAATCCAGGGAATATGAATGGTACTGGTAACAGAGCGcagtatcatttattttttgtctgtGAGCTTTGTGGTAGCTCACATCCTAGTAAATGGGAACGTTGGTTACATGTCAGTAGCACGCATAGTAACGAACCAAGTATAAAG TGCGAACGGGACGACTGCGGGAAAATATTTGCCACGAAGGCGTTGCGTAACGAACACGTACACCACCATCATTCTGTACAAGGTCCTTCGCCAAATACTTGTGAAGTTTGTGGTAAATTATGGGGTAGCCGAGTCGATTATTGGAAGCATGTGATGGGAGTACATTCCGATACAGTGCCACTTATATGCGGCGTTTGTCTCAAAGTATTTCCGAATGTATTGCAACTTAAGACACACGTGCAAACTAAACATTGGCCATTGACCAATGGCGATTTTAGTTGCGACATATGTGGTAGACCTTATTCGAATAAGTCTAAAATGTCAAGACACAGAAAAATTCATGGATTGGAAATCGATGGATATGATAATAACAGTATTAACGATGCCTTGAACGAATCGTCCAAGTACGAGCACAGTGTACCGCCAGAAATGGATTTAACATGTGAATTGTGTGCCGATATGAAATTTCCAAATCTGGAAAGTTTATGCAGTCATAGACGTATTGTGCACCGTCTATTTCCGTGTGATCTTTGTAACAAGTGTTACGGCAGAACGTCTCATTTATGGAAACATGTAAATCGGGTACACAAAGGTCACGTAGACATAACGTGTCCTTACTGTTTGAAAACGAGTGCGTCTAAAGACCATTTAGCGGCACACATAGCCAAAATTCATAGGTACGAGTTAGAAGTtagaaaggataataaaaattcagtaAATTTCAAATCTTCGAGCGTAGAAGACGGAGTTTTACATTATTGTGAAAAATGCAATAAAGGATTTCATAAACGGTACTTACTTAGACGTCACATGAAAGGTTGTCAGAATTATAGAAAAGATCCAGGCGCGTTGTTGACCCGTTGTCGCGCCTgtgaaagaatatttaaagatcGTGCGAGTTTACAAAAGCACATAGAAAATCATCATAGTACGTACACTTGCCATTTATGTAACGAAACTATTACCTCTAAATTGGGTATTATGACACATAATCGGGTTAAGCATATGGATCATCCAGATCTTACGTGCGACTATATCagttgtaaaaaattattcagaaCGAAGGAAGACTTGGAGGCTCATAGGAAGGATCATAAATATCACATAAGTCCGAACGTTTGTGACTTCTGCGGCGATACCGTCgagaataaattgaaattaaaaatgcaCGTACTATCTTTGCACCGAAACGAAATTGGTGTGTCTTGCGGAGTTTGTCTGATACCTATGAAAGATCCAAAGGATTTGAAGAAACACGTCGAGGACGTGCACGAAAGTGTTTTATCTAAACCGAACACGTGTCAGGTATGTGGGAAACAGTACGCGTCTAAATGGAAAGCGTTCGATCACACGAAGAAATGTCATGGGAAGGTGTTTAGAACGTGCAAGCAATGTTTGGCTGTTTTTACGAACGATTCGGATATCAGAGATCATTATGAGCACGTTCACAACATTTCTAAAGATCAATTAGCTGCGTTCGAGTATCGCATGGACATCGGATCTAAGGTAGACGAGTACGACGGAGTACCAGCGGATATAGTCGTCAAGGAAGAACCGGACGACTTGGATTTCGACGAGGATTTGTGCGAGGACGATTTGAACAATTCCAAACGTAGGAGATCGTTAACCGACACCTACGATTGCGAGATGTGTCCGGAAATTTTCTTGAATTGTCACACATTGGCGAAACATTATCAAAATGTTCACAATACCGATCCAATTCGTATGTTCAAAAAGATAAAGCCggacaacaacgacaatagcaaaaggaagatgagaaatcgaaagaatttcGAGTGCAAAAATTGTCAAAAACAATTCTGCACGAAAACGTTGTTTTGGAATCACATAAACGTATGCACCAGGCGTAACGCGTTCAACAGATTGGACATGCAAAGTATTATGCCAACTTCGATTTTGGAGACGCAtttgaagaataataatcaaataaagaaagaagaaacttccTCGTTTATGAGCGAATCGAATTTAAACATTCcagattttaatttatttgaagaTATTAATCTACAGTTATCAGGGCAGAAGCCAGTACCGAATCTTATGCCATTGTCGCATATGAAACCTCCTACTGCGGTGAAATGCTCTAGGAAAGATTCTCGAAAGGTATACGACGAATCAACGAATACCGAATGCACGTGCGAAGTTTGTGGTAAACAATGGCCAGCGAAAAAGCATCTGTGGCAGCATCTCATTCGTTTTCACAGAGCGGAGGCAGCGGTTACTTGTGGGGTTTGTTTGAAATTATGTAAATCTTATCAGGATCTGTCCGATCATTTGAAGGCCACACATGCAGCGATATTATCCTGCGAGGGAAATAATTTCACGTGTAAAACGTGCGGACGTTATCACAACGCAAGAAGCAAATTATTGTTACATATGAGCATTCACATTAATTACGTTGGAAACTTTTGGTGTCAGAAGTGTCAGTTAAATTTCGAAAGCGAGAGTAAATTTTCTGAACATATATTGGAATGCAACAAGAAGATAGAGTCTGGTCGTAGTAACATAgaagataatataaagaatgaaaacgaCGAGAAGGGAAGTTTGATCGGTGATGAGACGTCGGTCGTCGAGGAGGTCGAAGAAGTCGAAGATTTCGAGTCGGAACCGGAGGAGGATGGCGTAACACAGGAGGAGAGTAACAGCGAGAATTCCGAAAATTCTGAGGATTCGGATAGTGCTAGTAACACCAGTACGAGCGACGAGGAGGAACCGGAAGAGGAAAATGATTCCGAAGCTGAGTCTAGATCTAACAGTAGGGCGATAATAGGTGAGGTATCGTGTAATACCGAAAGCGACGATACCGATTCAGAAAATTCGGAGAATTCCGCtgagatcgataataaaaatttaaacgaGATGAATTGTTTTATGATATGCACAGAGGAGGATAAGGATAGGAATATCgatgggaaagaaaatttggaagagcaattaataatgaatacgGATGCGGTAGGAGAAACTAAAGATATTAATCAAGAGGGACAACAGGAAGAATTGGATTTGAAAGAATCGGTTAATGGTACGAAGTTGAACAATTTTCACGTTAAGGAAACTgtcgaggaaggaagaagcgaTTTGGATTTTACGGACGACGATGGTCCACCTGTTTTGAGTCCAATTATGCCTTTGTTAGAACAGGAGCAATCGGAACGACACAATAATCCTATGGACGATATGAGACACAAGCTTAGTCCTATGGTACCGTTGACGattaacgatgaaaaagaattagaaatgtGTGAATTGTCTGAAAATGGTAACGACGTTGAAAGAGCTACGACTTCGTCCATGTCGAATCccattaattattacgaaaatacGGATAACGACAAAGACATGAACCCTAATGCGTCTACGCATAATTTAGAGTACGGGTGTGaggattttgaaaatattgacAACGAGGAGGAAGATAGTATATCGGTCAACGAGGATGGACAAATGGAAATAGACGAACGGAACGTAGATTGTAATTCCGTAAatagatatgaaaaattagaaattaccGAATGTATCAACGATTCCGAGGTAGATTCTTACGAGGAAAACTTAGACGAGGAGATTAAATTTGACAATGAGACCAGAGATAACGATGTACAAATTCATAATTTGAGTGGTGCTGTATTGATGGTAGCTAACGATTCGGATGGTAATCAGATTTTAATTCAACAAAATGTATTAACAATAGGAAATGAGGATTCTAATACAGGTGCGacagaatatatttatcacgAAACGAATGAGTACGAGATAGAAGAGTATGGTATAGCACAGCATGAAACAAATTCTACGATACAGTCTGATGATATTCAAGAGATGGCGTATGTTCAAGATATATCGGAAAATGAGGATAGCATCGAAGAGGTAGTAGAAATACATGATATAGAGGAACAAAGTATGAGTGCCAAAAGCAAACGATCTAACTTATAA